From the Mycoplasmatota bacterium genome, one window contains:
- the parE gene encoding DNA topoisomerase IV subunit B, translated as MPKNLKYNEESIQVLEGLEAVRKRPGMYIGSTDYRGLHHLVTEIVDNAIDEAIQGYGNEINVTIFNDNSIEVQDFGRGVPTGMHKTGKPTPEVIYTVLHAGGKFDGNSYKTAGGLHGVGASVVNALSEYLEVEIRRDNKVFVQKFSKGGKVISPLKETGRTNKTGTTVKFKPDSKVFSTTKFKFEILEERFRESAFLLKGLKITLNDKRTGRTETYHYEKGLEAFVEYLNVDKNTFHDVAFISGSSNNIEIEYAFQYIDSYSENFLSFVNNVRTKDGGTHEVGAKSIMTKVINELARKSGFLKDKDKNLEGTDIREGLTCIISVRIPEDLLQFEGQTKSKLGTPEARTAVESTLSDELTFYFTKNPDVLDSIVSKALKAAHAREAARKAREIARLGKKVKTNMNLNGKLTPAQTKDRRKSELFIVEGISAGGSAKQGRNKKYQAILPLRGKVINSEKAKIDEILKNEEINALINTIGAGFGADFNIKKINYDKIIIMTDADTDGAHIQILLLTFFFRFMTPLIENKKIYIALPPLYKISKKSNIDYAYSDEELSEKTKKTRGNYTIQRFKGLGEMNADQLWETTMNPETRTLVRVNIEDAIEADHFFTILMGDQVEQRRDWIDHNVSFTLEDNFGIEERK; from the coding sequence ATGCCAAAGAATTTAAAATACAATGAAGAATCTATACAGGTATTAGAAGGGTTAGAAGCCGTTCGAAAACGTCCTGGGATGTATATAGGTTCCACTGATTATCGTGGACTACATCATTTAGTTACTGAAATCGTTGACAATGCCATTGATGAAGCAATTCAAGGATATGGTAATGAAATAAATGTCACCATTTTTAATGATAATAGTATTGAGGTTCAAGATTTTGGACGTGGAGTCCCAACAGGAATGCATAAAACAGGAAAGCCTACCCCAGAAGTGATTTATACTGTTTTACATGCTGGTGGAAAATTTGATGGGAATAGTTATAAGACTGCAGGTGGTCTACACGGTGTTGGTGCTAGTGTTGTTAATGCCTTATCTGAATATTTAGAGGTAGAAATACGCCGTGATAATAAAGTATTTGTCCAAAAATTTTCAAAAGGTGGTAAAGTCATATCACCATTAAAAGAAACCGGTAGAACGAATAAAACAGGAACAACCGTAAAATTTAAACCTGATTCTAAAGTTTTTTCTACCACGAAATTTAAATTTGAAATTTTAGAAGAAAGATTTCGCGAGTCAGCTTTTTTATTAAAAGGATTAAAAATCACCTTAAATGATAAGAGAACTGGTCGTACTGAAACCTACCATTATGAAAAAGGGTTAGAAGCATTTGTAGAATACTTAAATGTCGATAAAAACACCTTTCATGATGTTGCTTTTATTTCTGGTAGTAGTAATAATATAGAAATCGAATATGCATTTCAATATATCGATTCTTATTCTGAGAATTTTTTATCATTTGTTAATAATGTTAGAACAAAAGATGGTGGGACACATGAAGTCGGTGCCAAATCGATTATGACAAAGGTAATTAATGAGTTAGCCAGAAAAAGCGGATTCTTAAAAGATAAAGATAAGAACTTAGAAGGGACTGACATAAGAGAAGGATTAACCTGCATTATCTCTGTTCGAATTCCTGAAGATTTACTACAATTTGAAGGACAAACTAAAAGCAAATTAGGAACACCTGAAGCACGGACTGCAGTTGAAAGTACCTTATCAGATGAACTTACTTTTTATTTTACGAAAAATCCTGATGTTTTAGACAGTATTGTTTCAAAAGCCTTAAAAGCAGCACATGCTCGTGAAGCAGCAAGAAAGGCACGTGAGATTGCACGTTTAGGAAAAAAAGTTAAAACGAATATGAATCTAAATGGTAAATTAACACCAGCCCAAACGAAAGACCGAAGAAAAAGTGAATTGTTTATTGTAGAAGGAATATCTGCAGGTGGAAGTGCTAAACAAGGTAGAAATAAAAAATATCAAGCCATTCTGCCATTACGTGGTAAAGTAATTAATTCTGAAAAAGCTAAAATTGATGAAATACTTAAAAATGAAGAAATCAATGCATTAATTAATACAATTGGTGCAGGTTTTGGTGCTGATTTTAATATTAAAAAGATTAATTATGATAAAATCATCATTATGACGGATGCTGATACCGATGGAGCACATATACAAATATTATTACTAACCTTTTTCTTTAGATTTATGACACCATTAATTGAAAATAAAAAAATCTATATTGCTTTACCACCGCTTTATAAAATCAGTAAAAAAAGTAATATCGATTATGCCTATAGTGATGAAGAATTAAGTGAAAAGACGAAAAAAACCAGAGGAAATTACACCATACAACGTTTTAAGGGATTAGGTGAAATGAAT
- the plsY gene encoding glycerol-3-phosphate 1-O-acyltransferase PlsY → MLKVRTVLTLNIYNELIYLLICYLIGSIPSGLIVGKLSRNVDIRNHGSGNLGGTNAIRVLGKTLGGIVVLLDVMKGVTSVFLAYYIFQTDIPTIMFGITAVVGHVFPIFAKFRGGKAVATSAGVLIFSSPIILFIGLAAFIITLVISRYVSLSSTLAAIIIFLSSIISYIYQDEPFFKYFYSDIYLVITIGIFLLFILWRHIPNYKRLFNKTERRI, encoded by the coding sequence ATGCTTAAAGTAAGGACGGTGTTAACATTGAACATTTATAATGAATTAATATACCTTTTAATATGTTATTTAATCGGTTCAATTCCATCAGGGCTTATTGTTGGAAAATTATCTAGAAATGTTGATATAAGAAATCATGGAAGTGGAAATTTAGGTGGAACAAACGCCATTCGTGTTTTAGGAAAAACACTGGGAGGTATTGTTGTCTTATTAGATGTAATGAAAGGTGTTACTTCCGTATTTTTGGCTTATTACATTTTCCAAACTGATATTCCTACTATTATGTTTGGTATAACTGCTGTTGTCGGTCACGTGTTTCCGATATTTGCAAAATTCCGAGGTGGTAAAGCGGTTGCTACAAGTGCTGGTGTACTAATATTTTCATCTCCAATTATTTTATTTATAGGACTTGCAGCTTTTATCATAACATTAGTTATATCAAGATATGTTTCTTTATCATCAACATTAGCAGCTATTATAATCTTTCTATCATCAATAATTTCCTACATATACCAGGATGAACCATTTTTCAAATATTTTTATTCTGACATCTATTTAGTAATAACAATTGGTATCTTTTTATTATTTATCCTATGGAGACATATTCCAAACTATAAGCGTTTATTTAATAAAACAGAACGCAGAATATAA
- a CDS encoding IS1595 family transposase, whose amino-acid sequence MINKIDLINELNKLSIKNYEDVFSFIMSFNNPIESKSDICLNCPHCGSVEFVKNGKTNKGIQRYICRECNKSFCDTSNTLLYRSRCTEDIWLKFIDCEISGLSLKETAYYNNLSVTTCFYMRHKLYKAIRNLKMKETLSSKVELDCIYTKINLKGTKPSNMPRHSKKRGNTSAYSGISHHKVCIVAAIDENDNMLLEIAGVGSESMEKYTKYTDKFMDTTLIISDSKPCIQQFANNLGVKNDKVPVIANKKRYTTNLGNSLGDINQLATGITKIIKNSHGVSIRHLQDYLSFYLYKKQLHYRTNRKDHANIMYNLLKYNHHLSNKDTLNFDYPISLKDAYYEYRYGIFA is encoded by the coding sequence ATGATAAATAAAATAGATTTAATTAATGAATTAAATAAACTATCTATAAAGAATTATGAAGATGTTTTTAGTTTCATTATGTCTTTCAATAACCCTATAGAATCTAAAAGCGATATTTGTTTGAATTGTCCACATTGTGGTTCAGTTGAGTTTGTTAAAAATGGAAAAACAAACAAAGGAATTCAAAGATACATTTGTCGCGAGTGTAATAAATCATTTTGTGATACATCTAACACTCTTCTTTATAGAAGTAGATGTACTGAAGATATATGGTTAAAATTTATTGATTGTGAAATATCAGGATTATCTTTAAAAGAAACTGCTTATTATAATAATTTAAGTGTCACAACTTGTTTTTATATGCGACATAAGCTTTATAAAGCAATCAGAAACTTAAAGATGAAAGAAACTTTATCTAGTAAAGTTGAATTAGATTGTATTTATACAAAGATAAATCTTAAAGGAACCAAACCATCAAATATGCCTAGACATAGTAAAAAGAGAGGTAATACATCTGCATATTCAGGTATATCTCATCACAAAGTATGTATTGTCGCTGCAATCGATGAAAATGATAATATGTTGCTTGAGATAGCTGGAGTTGGATCGGAATCAATGGAAAAATACACTAAATATACCGATAAATTTATGGATACAACTTTAATTATTTCTGACAGTAAACCATGTATTCAACAATTTGCGAATAATTTAGGTGTTAAGAATGATAAAGTTCCTGTGATAGCTAATAAAAAACGTTATACTACTAATCTAGGTAATAGTTTAGGTGATATTAATCAATTGGCTACCGGGATTACTAAGATTATAAAAAATAGTCATGGTGTATCTATAAGACATTTACAAGATTACTTATCATTTTACCTATATAAAAAACAATTACATTATAGAACTAATCGAAAAGATCATGCAAATATAATGTATAACTTATTAAAATACAATCATCATTTATCTAATAAGGATACGTTAAATTTTGATTATCCAATATCTTTAAAAGATGCTTATTATGAATATCGATATGGGATTTTTGCATAA
- a CDS encoding YjcZ family sporulation protein codes for MEGAGYGYGYGYAIVLVLFILLAIIGCACYSGWGC; via the coding sequence ATGGAAGGTGCAGGTTACGGTTATGGTTATGGTTACGCAATTGTATTAGTTCTATTTATTTTATTAGCTATCATTGGATGTGCATGCTACTCAGGATGGGGATGCTAA